In Nocardia sp. NBC_00403, one DNA window encodes the following:
- a CDS encoding branched-chain amino acid ABC transporter permease: protein MSNDNSIPARDGAFDAPSGFVQAVDGAGNSTIGHIGSGLAPADAAGRATPVSRAISHPLFGWVVMALAVALPFVNSSSYSIRIATDALIFVMLAVGLNIVVGYCGLLDLGFAAFFAIGAYTSGILTTSLGWPIPLTIPVVVIAAVIGGVVIGGPTLRLRSDYLAIVTLGFGEIIRITANNLDVTGGPNGIFGIPDFGDFGLRSDITTYWIIVAVVAAAVLASARLGKGRLGRAWRFVREDEDAAEAMGIHTYRVKFAAYITGAIFGGIAGVLFAVHQTAISPTSFNFLWSALILMAVVLGGMGSTPGVVVGALVISLLPELLRGAENWRYLVFGVLLIIVMLFRPQGIWPHRGDEKPSRIEKRRARTAAKEVAS, encoded by the coding sequence ATGAGCAACGATAACTCGATCCCGGCCCGAGACGGGGCCTTCGACGCCCCCTCCGGCTTCGTGCAAGCCGTCGACGGGGCCGGCAACTCCACGATCGGCCACATCGGCTCCGGCCTCGCGCCCGCAGATGCAGCTGGCCGTGCTACGCCGGTAAGCCGCGCGATCAGCCACCCGCTGTTCGGCTGGGTCGTGATGGCCCTTGCCGTTGCGCTGCCGTTCGTCAACTCCTCGTCCTACAGCATCCGGATCGCAACGGACGCGCTCATCTTCGTGATGCTCGCGGTCGGCCTGAATATCGTCGTGGGCTACTGCGGTCTGCTCGACCTGGGCTTCGCCGCCTTCTTCGCGATCGGCGCCTACACCTCCGGCATCCTCACTACGTCGCTGGGGTGGCCCATTCCGCTCACGATCCCAGTCGTCGTGATCGCAGCCGTCATCGGCGGGGTGGTGATCGGCGGCCCGACCTTGCGACTGCGCAGTGACTACCTCGCCATCGTCACCCTCGGATTCGGCGAGATCATCCGGATCACCGCGAACAACCTCGATGTCACGGGTGGCCCGAACGGGATCTTCGGTATCCCGGACTTCGGCGACTTCGGCCTGCGTTCTGACATCACGACGTACTGGATCATCGTCGCTGTCGTTGCAGCAGCGGTGTTGGCTTCCGCGCGGCTCGGCAAGGGGCGGCTGGGCCGGGCCTGGCGGTTCGTGCGCGAGGACGAGGACGCCGCGGAGGCGATGGGCATCCACACCTACCGGGTGAAGTTCGCGGCGTACATCACCGGAGCGATCTTCGGCGGGATCGCCGGTGTGCTCTTCGCGGTGCACCAGACGGCGATCTCGCCAACTAGCTTCAACTTCCTCTGGTCGGCGCTCATTCTCATGGCGGTGGTCCTCGGCGGGATGGGCTCAACACCCGGCGTCGTCGTCGGCGCGCTCGTCATCTCCCTGCTCCCCGAGCTGCTACGTGGAGCGGAGAACTGGCGCTATCTCGTCTTCGGCGTCCTCCTCATCATCGTGATGCTGTTCCGCCCCCAGGGCATCTGGCCGCACCGGGGCGACGAGAAGCCGTCGCGGATCGAGAAGCGACGAGCCCGCACGGCGGCAAAGGAGGTCGCATCGTGA
- a CDS encoding branched-chain amino acid ABC transporter permease, with protein sequence MDLQYLIQLILNGLFIGSFYALVALGYSMVYGIIKLLNFAHGDIYMLGAFAGYALLTVAAGSLGAGASIVVLVLIMVVAMLVTGTVGLVLERVAYRPLRGAPRLSVLITAVGASFALEYGIAVGFGPNPRVYPVGFGNGAMSVLGARVTYAQLAMMVIAVGLMIALDQLVNRTRAGRAMRAISQDPKACLLMGINVDRVISRTFFIGSALAGAAGVMAGAYYGKVDFLMGFTIGLKAFTAAVIGGIGNLRGAVLGAVVLGLLESFGTAALGSEWRDVFAFGFLILFLTVRPTGLLGERVTERV encoded by the coding sequence ATGGACCTGCAATATCTCATCCAACTGATCCTGAACGGCCTGTTCATCGGCTCGTTCTACGCTCTCGTCGCCCTTGGCTACTCGATGGTCTACGGCATCATCAAACTGCTGAACTTTGCCCACGGTGACATCTACATGCTCGGTGCCTTCGCAGGCTATGCGCTGCTGACCGTGGCGGCCGGCTCGCTCGGCGCGGGCGCCTCGATCGTCGTACTCGTCCTGATCATGGTGGTGGCAATGTTGGTCACCGGCACCGTGGGGCTCGTCCTCGAGCGGGTCGCCTACCGGCCGCTGCGCGGAGCACCGCGATTGTCGGTGCTGATCACTGCGGTCGGCGCCAGCTTCGCGCTGGAGTACGGCATCGCCGTCGGGTTCGGCCCGAACCCGCGTGTCTATCCAGTCGGCTTCGGCAACGGTGCCATGTCGGTGCTGGGCGCCCGGGTCACCTACGCCCAGCTCGCCATGATGGTGATCGCCGTCGGCCTCATGATCGCCCTCGACCAGCTCGTCAACAGGACCCGGGCGGGTCGCGCGATGCGCGCGATCTCGCAGGATCCGAAAGCCTGCCTGCTGATGGGCATCAACGTCGACCGCGTCATCTCGCGCACCTTTTTCATCGGCTCGGCGCTGGCTGGTGCGGCCGGAGTTATGGCCGGCGCGTATTACGGAAAGGTGGACTTCCTCATGGGCTTCACCATCGGCCTCAAGGCGTTCACCGCCGCAGTGATCGGCGGCATCGGCAACCTGCGGGGCGCCGTTCTCGGCGCTGTCGTTCTCGGGCTGCTCGAGTCCTTCGGAACCGCCGCGCTCGGCAGTGAGTGGCGAGACGTCTTCGCCTTCGGCTTCCTGATCCTGTTCCTGACCGTCCGACCCACCGGTCTACTCGGCGAGAGAGTGACGGAGCGGGTCTGA
- a CDS encoding ABC transporter ATP-binding protein produces MSTVTPVLEVEDLVVNYGRVEALRGLSLTVGEGETVSLLGNNGAGKSTTVSTISGLVRATSGRIRAFGKEITAAKPWELVEMGIVHVPEGRRIFPRLSVHENLLIGGYTVRDSKAIEERIQEVYELLPRLRDRRNQHGGTLSGGEQQMLAMGRAMIAAPRLLMLDEPSMGLAPLMVAQIMQVVRTINERGTAVLLIEQNARSALTVATRGYVLEAGVTSLEGSSEELRTNPRVVEAYLGA; encoded by the coding sequence GTGAGCACAGTTACCCCTGTCCTCGAGGTCGAGGACCTCGTGGTCAACTATGGACGGGTCGAGGCGCTGCGCGGTCTGTCGCTGACGGTCGGTGAAGGCGAGACGGTGTCGCTGCTCGGCAATAACGGCGCTGGCAAGTCGACCACCGTCTCCACGATCTCCGGTCTGGTGCGGGCGACGTCGGGACGGATCAGGGCGTTCGGCAAGGAGATCACAGCAGCCAAGCCCTGGGAGCTCGTCGAGATGGGCATCGTCCACGTGCCCGAAGGCCGACGGATCTTCCCTCGGCTCAGCGTCCACGAGAACCTGCTCATCGGTGGATACACCGTCCGTGACAGCAAGGCGATCGAGGAGCGAATCCAGGAGGTGTACGAGCTTCTACCGCGGCTGCGCGACCGCCGCAACCAGCACGGCGGCACCCTGTCCGGGGGCGAGCAGCAGATGCTGGCGATGGGGCGCGCGATGATCGCTGCGCCGCGCCTGCTCATGCTCGACGAGCCGTCCATGGGACTCGCCCCCCTCATGGTCGCCCAGATTATGCAGGTCGTGCGAACCATCAACGAGCGCGGCACCGCCGTACTCCTCATCGAGCAGAACGCCCGGTCCGCGCTCACCGTGGCCACCCGCGGCTACGTACTCGAGGCGGGCGTGACCAGCCTCGAGGGGTCCTCGGAGGAGTTGCGGACCAATCCCCGAGTAGTGGAGGCCTACCTTGGCGCCTGA
- a CDS encoding GntR family transcriptional regulator: MSATDTPVSTLTSFLPRKSMRDEIIEKLRGAIITGELRPDVVYSAPGLAEQFGVSATPVREAMIDLAKEGLVETVRNKGFRIREPSEQELDNLVEVRLLIEVPTVRKVADAGIAPQQLAELRTLALGIEKAATEHDFITYISIDTEFHCRLLSLAGNNELVETVRSLRSRSRLYGVRPLAERGQLIHSAHEHVEILNLIEQGAAESAEQLIRRHIGHVRGIWAE, translated from the coding sequence ATGTCCGCCACCGATACGCCGGTCTCGACACTGACGTCGTTCCTCCCCCGGAAGAGCATGCGCGACGAGATCATCGAGAAGTTGCGCGGGGCGATCATCACCGGCGAGTTGCGCCCCGACGTCGTGTACTCGGCCCCCGGACTGGCCGAACAGTTCGGCGTGTCCGCGACTCCGGTCCGCGAAGCAATGATCGACCTGGCCAAGGAGGGCTTGGTCGAAACCGTGCGCAACAAGGGCTTTCGCATTCGCGAGCCATCCGAACAGGAGCTGGACAACCTCGTCGAGGTCCGCCTGCTCATCGAGGTCCCGACCGTACGCAAGGTCGCCGACGCCGGCATCGCCCCCCAGCAGCTCGCCGAACTGCGCACCCTGGCCCTCGGCATCGAAAAGGCCGCGACCGAACACGATTTCATCACCTACATCTCCATCGACACCGAATTCCACTGCCGCCTCCTCAGCCTCGCGGGCAACAACGAGTTGGTCGAAACGGTGCGGTCGCTGCGCTCCCGCTCCCGCCTCTATGGCGTCCGCCCACTCGCCGAACGCGGTCAGCTCATTCATTCCGCCCACGAGCACGTGGAAATCCTGAATCTCATCGAACAGGGA
- a CDS encoding proline racemase family protein: MAPEMSFSFETVDYHTGGEPFRIVAHGAVRLEGATVADKRVRGIASPEVQYARALLCSEPRGHADMYGGFVTEPDDDGADLGVLFWHKDGFSTACGHGTIALGVWAVESGLVPRLEQGTRDVRIDVPSGRVTARVAFEAGEITHVSFVNVPSWVHSTGVDVETDRGRVTCDIVFGGAMYAVVSAADLGLAVRPADLPDLIRTGRRIRDGLNAARAAEHPSDPRLSGVYATMFTEDVDPDDATAAQAFEGLSAEGALHQRNVVVFSDGEVDRSPCGSGTAARVAHLTSQGRLADGEVLVHDSIVGSRFRARAVARVQADGHDALVPEVVGTAHKLGDSRFVVDPRDSLVPGFILR; the protein is encoded by the coding sequence TTGGCGCCTGAGATGTCGTTCAGCTTCGAGACGGTGGACTACCACACCGGCGGTGAGCCGTTCCGGATCGTCGCCCACGGAGCGGTCCGGCTCGAGGGCGCCACCGTGGCGGACAAGCGGGTCCGGGGGATCGCGAGCCCGGAGGTGCAGTATGCCCGCGCGCTCCTGTGCAGCGAGCCACGCGGCCACGCAGACATGTACGGCGGCTTCGTCACCGAGCCCGACGACGACGGCGCCGATCTCGGGGTGCTCTTCTGGCACAAGGACGGCTTCTCCACCGCGTGCGGCCACGGCACCATCGCGCTGGGTGTGTGGGCCGTCGAGTCCGGCCTCGTGCCGCGACTCGAGCAGGGCACTCGCGACGTACGGATCGACGTACCCTCCGGGCGGGTCACCGCCCGCGTTGCCTTCGAGGCGGGCGAGATCACCCACGTCTCGTTCGTCAACGTCCCGAGCTGGGTGCACTCCACCGGTGTCGACGTCGAGACCGACCGTGGCCGCGTCACGTGCGACATCGTCTTCGGCGGTGCGATGTACGCCGTGGTGTCCGCCGCGGACCTCGGCCTGGCTGTTCGCCCCGCAGACCTGCCCGACCTGATTCGGACCGGTCGCCGGATCCGGGATGGCCTCAACGCCGCCCGCGCGGCGGAGCACCCGAGCGACCCGCGCCTGTCCGGCGTCTACGCAACGATGTTCACCGAGGACGTCGACCCCGACGACGCGACCGCCGCCCAGGCGTTCGAGGGACTCAGTGCCGAGGGTGCGCTGCACCAGCGCAACGTCGTGGTGTTCTCCGACGGCGAGGTCGATCGGTCCCCGTGCGGGTCCGGCACCGCGGCCAGGGTCGCGCATCTGACCAGCCAGGGACGTCTGGCCGATGGTGAGGTCCTGGTCCACGACTCTATCGTCGGCAGCAGATTCCGTGCTCGGGCCGTGGCGCGGGTCCAGGCCGACGGTCACGACGCGCTCGTGCCTGAGGTCGTCGGCACGGCGCACAAGTTGGGAGACAGCCGCTTTGTCGTGGACCCGCGCGACTCGCTGGTTCCCGGCTTCATCCTCAGATGA
- a CDS encoding branched-chain amino acid ABC transporter substrate-binding protein — protein sequence MIRKTWIGATAAVALTLTLSACGGGGLAAGGGGDGGKGDIRLGMAAPLSGSSAAIGPYMKNGAQLAIDEINASGGVLGRKLELVAEDDACDPRTAASAAAKLVTEGVTVSVGGYCSSATLPTLSIFNKADVPMIIPAANSNDLVKSKLSNVFLLNGTGAQQAQAAVDFIKSSGSKAVALADDNTSYSKDISTRTGEKLGAVGSVKIVDHESVTAGESDYSAAVTSILNAKPDFVYWTGYYQEGGLLIKQLRAAGYTGKIMVADGSVDEQMISIAGAANAQGVLATMTQTPQTIAGGEKWIADYKAAFKADPGPYSTQSYDAVRVAAEAIKNANSTKSSDIIAALEKIDGFPIFSGKLKFTPEHTLSEGGFGILVVQGNTFALNK from the coding sequence ATGATTCGTAAGACGTGGATCGGCGCCACGGCGGCAGTCGCTCTGACTTTGACCCTGTCTGCCTGTGGTGGGGGCGGTCTGGCGGCAGGCGGCGGAGGTGACGGCGGAAAGGGCGACATCCGGTTGGGCATGGCGGCGCCGCTGAGTGGCAGCAGCGCCGCGATCGGGCCGTACATGAAGAACGGCGCGCAGCTCGCGATCGACGAGATCAACGCCTCCGGCGGTGTGCTCGGCCGCAAGCTCGAGCTCGTCGCCGAGGACGATGCGTGTGACCCGAGGACAGCAGCGTCGGCGGCCGCCAAGCTCGTCACGGAGGGCGTGACCGTGTCAGTCGGCGGCTACTGCTCGTCGGCGACCCTCCCGACGCTCTCGATCTTCAACAAGGCCGATGTCCCGATGATCATCCCGGCCGCGAACTCCAACGACCTGGTCAAGAGCAAGCTGTCGAATGTCTTCCTGCTCAACGGCACCGGTGCCCAGCAGGCCCAAGCGGCGGTCGATTTCATCAAGTCCTCCGGCTCCAAGGCCGTCGCGCTGGCAGACGACAACACGTCGTACTCCAAGGACATCAGCACCCGTACTGGGGAGAAACTCGGGGCAGTAGGATCGGTCAAGATCGTGGACCACGAGTCGGTGACCGCGGGGGAGTCGGACTACTCCGCTGCGGTGACCTCGATCCTCAACGCGAAGCCGGACTTCGTGTACTGGACCGGCTACTACCAAGAGGGCGGGCTGCTCATCAAGCAGCTTCGCGCGGCGGGTTACACCGGCAAGATCATGGTCGCGGACGGATCCGTCGACGAGCAGATGATCTCCATCGCCGGTGCCGCCAACGCCCAGGGCGTGTTGGCGACCATGACGCAGACGCCGCAAACGATTGCTGGTGGCGAGAAGTGGATCGCCGACTACAAGGCCGCCTTCAAGGCCGACCCCGGGCCCTACTCGACACAGTCGTACGACGCCGTGCGCGTGGCAGCCGAGGCGATCAAGAACGCCAACTCGACCAAGAGCAGCGACATCATCGCCGCGCTGGAGAAGATCGACGGGTTCCCGATCTTCAGCGGCAAGCTCAAGTTCACCCCGGAGCACACCCTCAGCGAGGGCGGCTTCGGCATCCTCGTGGTCCAGGGCAACACCTTCGCGCTCAACAAGTGA
- a CDS encoding ABC transporter ATP-binding protein encodes MTATHGEVARNGSSATGLLQVRDMTVAFGGVTAVNGLTFDVHEGEVLSVIGPNGAGKTSAFNCITGFYKPSAGQVTFDGSDITGKRPAVIAARGVARTFQNLRLFGDLSVLDNVRAGMHVRIRQNALDAVLHTPRYHRSEQTATDEAHRWLDFVGARGSRVHEVRNLPYGEQRRVEIARALAREPKMLLLDEPAAGLNHNEKEELLALLRRISDLGIAVVLIEHDMGLVMEVSERIVVLNYGKEIADGTPHQIRTDPRVVEAYLGTDDAEAHTEAEAVAAATDEEIFSDHTAAPSEKG; translated from the coding sequence GTGACCGCGACACACGGCGAGGTGGCAAGGAACGGCTCATCGGCCACGGGGCTGCTCCAAGTCCGTGACATGACAGTGGCCTTCGGCGGAGTCACTGCCGTCAACGGCCTGACCTTCGACGTGCACGAAGGGGAGGTCCTCTCGGTAATCGGCCCGAACGGTGCCGGCAAGACCAGCGCCTTCAACTGCATTACCGGCTTCTACAAGCCGTCCGCCGGGCAGGTCACCTTCGACGGCAGCGACATCACCGGCAAACGTCCCGCGGTCATCGCCGCGCGCGGGGTCGCCCGCACTTTCCAGAACCTGCGCCTGTTCGGCGACCTCAGCGTCCTGGACAACGTGCGCGCGGGGATGCATGTGCGGATCCGGCAAAACGCCCTCGACGCCGTCCTGCACACCCCCCGGTACCACCGCAGCGAGCAAACCGCGACAGACGAGGCGCATCGCTGGCTCGACTTCGTCGGAGCGCGCGGGAGCCGGGTCCACGAAGTGCGCAACCTGCCCTACGGCGAGCAGCGCCGCGTCGAGATCGCCCGGGCCCTGGCCCGTGAACCGAAGATGCTCCTGCTCGACGAGCCCGCGGCCGGCCTGAACCACAACGAGAAGGAGGAGCTCCTCGCCCTACTGCGCCGCATCAGCGACCTCGGGATCGCGGTCGTGCTCATCGAGCACGACATGGGCCTGGTCATGGAGGTCTCCGAACGCATCGTCGTCCTCAACTACGGCAAGGAGATCGCGGACGGCACACCCCACCAGATCCGCACCGACCCCAGGGTCGTCGAGGCCTATTTGGGCACCGACGACGCCGAAGCCCACACCGAGGCCGAAGCGGTGGCCGCCGCCACCGACGAGGAGATTTTCAGCGATCACACCGCGGCACCGAGCGAGAAGGGCTAG